The Solanum lycopersicum chromosome 9, SLM_r2.1 genome window below encodes:
- the LOC138338429 gene encoding uncharacterized protein: MQSHIRQSSNQIRKDLTIGVCSPGHEVSPSQISKQMDGHYAGDGISSEDTASHTEIHGSSQKKVVSQAQNVQLIVEPSNSNRETINNNPTSLNDHKLKAQPELHESAGDSSSGVRGVARNDTEITPQQLETKTTNKVNNKLQGEDSNDQHGHNMKNMAIQSTTSTTTNSKFSFAKAGIPSQLTPIANAGNSMKVPNKYHQEGEGEAKSKEQRKEPVKTNEGGRQIDHTSHSSKQGRGNPPIQVDRAREEYHNNFPKISNNFTRYEPNPQNVNVNIPIDKVNQATIRNHNNPHQGQQSSNNIKNDQNVEPAPYTVVQSFAARLRYNQAKNENPIILNEPVHTSRQGFPAVLIDENDYYVRLAEICKYTLVGKFTNTMPRMEQVRKSFILQTQLMGGVKITHFNSRHVYIDLDNELDYQTVWTKLKMNIEGQNMRIQAWTPDFTPEEETPVVPIWVSIPSLPWHCYNKVFLYTILESIGQVMFLDTPTAQRTRGSTTRVKIQVDLTKERPSHVWLGFKQSNPNKGRWLKVEYEGIPSYCFYCKHQGHRDEECTIKKRDEEIRKKKDLEVEESSKEKDSGKLQEQRKDPKEGTTKIPSQPNKTKKGGNEKEVNQTQPKTHSTSQQQKKNTQSQEEKGQQEEVHEDQWQIQRRKHQKNQEQDTTKAVWRLITTSMQSNSNSHQQEQGNTGISFVPTQNIFENLELQERQEKQQAEHNGTRETARQSNQSSIGNLKEQPVMNNTNIHKTPHHQADDSNKIRRTGIDLSLPHPKTPDNFNVIDGLTDEVDGGMDGGCQELPTNLQDGDTKRGDLPHVMHEGLDKDHMIDHRAPKNAENTQELQSQKQNQQTQQQNQNSVSCEQSAKGINGTQQPGKKNGNDLEKQGGTKGAEGTPKSENKPSKQKRDAEKRRQNKQHEIDTKHEQGTGEEVCNKIVMVDDNQGLDIPPLQVQYMIPHTSEPMDKKQQNSKVNPEPIVDEYAVINSEDELGGDNQFIEDQEDNDETSKALIRAFSPSNDQTLENEIQQVTNRQGLSPRSFHQDKFHLSKQDASNVTAGRPNTRLFSSRSSQ, translated from the coding sequence ATGCAAAGTCATATTCGACAATCTTCCAACCAAATTCGAAAGGATTTGACCATTGGGGTTTGTTCCCCTGGTCATGAAGTCTCTCCCAGCCAAATTTCGAAGCAAATGGATGGTCACTATGCCGGCGATGGCATCTCCAGCGAAGATACAGCTTCGCACACCGAAATCCATGGAAGTTCGCAAAAAAAAGTTGTTTCTCAGGCCCAAAATGTGCAACTAATAGTAGAACCAAGCAATTCCAACAGAGAAACCATCAACAACAATCCAACAAGTCTCAATGATCACAAACTCAAAGCACAACCTGAGCTACATGAAAGTGCAGGGGATTCATCAAGTGGTGTTCGAGGAGTGGCACGAAATGACACTGAAATTACTCCTCAGCAACTTGAAACAAAAACAACTAACAAAGTAAACAATAAACTGCAGGGGGAGGACTCGAACGATCAACATGGCCATAATATGAAGAACATGGCCATACAGTCAACTACATCAACAACTACAAACTCCAAATTTTCCTTTGCCAAGGCAGGTATCCCATCCCAACTAACTCCAATTGCTAATGCAGGTAATTCAATGAAGGTGCCAAACAAATATCAtcaagaaggagaaggagaggCTAAATCAAAGGAACAAAGGAAAGAACCAGTCAAAACAAATGAAGGTGGGAGGCAAATTGATCACACCAGCCACAGTTCCAAACAGGGGAGAGGCAACCCTCCAATTCAAGTCGACAGGGCAAGGGAAGAGTATCATAACAACTTCCCTAAGATCTCCAATAATTTTACAAGGTATGAGCCTAATCCTCAAAATGTTAATGTTAACATACCAATTGATAAGGTTAATCAGGCTACTATTAGAAACCATAATAATCCTCACCAAGGTCAACAGTCTAGTAACAACATTAAGAATGATCAAAATGTGGAACCAGCCCCCTACACTGTGGTACAGTCCTTTGCTGCGAGATTGAGATATAACCaagcaaaaaatgaaaatcctATCATCTTGAATGAACCTGTTCACACGTCTAGGCAAGGCTTTCCTGCTGTCCTTATAGATGAGAATGACTATTATGTTAGACTAGCGGAAATTTGTAAGTATACCTTGGTAGGCAAGTTCACTAACACTATGCCTAGGATGGAACAAGTTAGAAAAAGCTTCATTTTGCAAACACAACTTATGGGGGGTGTTAAGATCACTCACTTCAACTCAAGACATGTCTACATTGATTTGGACAATGAATTAGATTACCAAACTGTTTGGACTAAGCTGAAAATGAATATTGAAGGACAAAATATGAGAATACAAGCTTGGACTCCGGATTTTACCCCTGAAGAGGAAACACCAGTAGTGCCAATATGGGTGTCCATCCCTAGCCTCCCTTGGCACTGCTATAACAAAGTGTTTTTATATACTATCTTAGAGAGTATTGGGCAGGTGATGTTTTTGGATACACCCACAGCTCAAAGAACTAGGGGTAGTACTACTAGAGTTAAAATTCAAGTTGACTTAACCAAAGAAAGACCTTCCCATGTATGGTTGGGGTTCAAACAATCCAATCCTAACAAGGGAAGATGGCTAAAAGTGGAGTATGAGGGTATACCtagttattgtttttattgtaaacATCAAGGACATAGAGATGAAGAGTgcacaattaaaaaaagagatgaGGAGATCAGGAAAAAAAAGGACTTGGAGGTGGAAGAAAGCAGCAAAGAAAAGGATTCTGGGAAATTGCAGGAACAGAGAAAGGATCCAAAGGAGGGCACAACAAAAATTCCAAGCCAACCAAACAAAACGAAAAAGGGAGGAAATGAAAAAGAGGTGAATCAGACTCAACCTAAAACACACAGTACAAGTCAAcagcaaaagaaaaatacacaaagtCAAGAGGAGAAGGGGCAGCAAGAGGAAGTACATGAAGATCAGTGGCAGATACAAAGAAGGAAAcaccaaaaaaatcaagaacaagACACCACTAAAGCTGTGTGGAGACTTATCACCACCTCAATGCAAAGCAACAGTAACAGCCATCAGCAAGAACAAGGAAATACAGGTATATCCTTCGTTCcaacacaaaatatttttgaaaatcttgaATTGCAGGAAAGACAGGAAAAACAGCAAGCTGAACACAATGGAACCAGGGAAACAGCAAGGCAATCAAACCAATCTAGTATTGGTAATTTAAAAGAGCAACCTGTCATGAATAACACAAATATTCACAAAACTCCTCACCATCAAGCTGATGACAGCAACAAAATAAGGAGGACAGGTATTGACTTATCTCTCCCACACCCCAAAACCCCtgataattttaatgttattgatGGTCTTACTGATGAAGTTGATGGAGGTATGGATGGGGGGTGTCAGGAGTTACCCACTAATCTGCAGGATGGGGATACCAAAAGGGGGGATTTGCCTCATGTTATGCATGAGGGGTTGGACAAAGACCATATGATAGACCATAGAGCCCCTAAGAATGCTGAAAACACACAGGAATTACAGAGTCAAAAACAGAATCAACAAACTCAGCAGCAAAATCAAAACAGTGTCAGTTGTGAGCAGTCTGCTAAAGGAATAAATGGGACACAACAACCTGGGAAAAAGAATGGTAATGATTTGGAGAAACAGGGTGGTACTAAGGGTGCTGAAGGTACTCCAAAGAGCGAAAACAAACCTAGTAAACAAAAAAGGGATGCTGAAAAAAGAAGGCAAAACAAACAGCATGAAATAGATACTAAACATGAACAGGGAACAGGGGAGGAAGTTTGTAATAAAATTGTTATGGTTGATGATAACCAAGGCTTGGACATCCCTCCCCTACAGGTTCAGTATATGATCCCACACACATCTGAGCCCATGGATAAGAAGCAACAAAACAGTAAGGTCAATCCTGAACCTATTGTGGATGAGTATGCTGTGATTAACTCAGAAGATGAGCTGGGTGGAGATAATCAGTTTATAGAGGATCAAGAGGATAATGATGAGACTAGTAAGGCTCTCATCAGAGCCTTTAGTCCATCTAATGATCAAACTCTTGAGAATGAGATACAGCAGGTAACTAATAGGCAGGGTCTTTCCCCAAGGAGTTTTCACCAAGACAAATTCCATCTATCTAAGCAAGATGCTAGCAATGTTACTGCTGGCAGACCTAATACCAGGCTTTTCTCATCCAGATCATCCCAATGA